A region from the Leptolyngbya iicbica LK genome encodes:
- a CDS encoding chromophore lyase CpcT/CpeT, with protein MTASTAFEQLCRTLAGTFQNRDQALADPAWYVHLRLWCSPTRLFVEDSVTFLIEQASAAFDQAPYRQRVLRIRNETDQLTAEYYALKNPLAWQGATQAPERLQALQPDDLQTLVNSRLSIQSRAEGNTIRFEARQQPGQYCQFVVNGETKLVELAFDAIATSPDNSIAAAFWMYDKGIDAATHKPTWGALHGPFKLIKTHDDSAQLPDPVSSQSA; from the coding sequence ATGACGGCATCAACAGCGTTCGAACAACTATGTCGAACATTAGCAGGGACGTTTCAAAATCGCGATCAGGCCCTAGCTGATCCCGCTTGGTATGTTCACCTGCGACTCTGGTGTTCTCCAACACGCCTATTTGTTGAAGACAGTGTCACCTTCTTGATCGAGCAAGCTAGCGCTGCATTTGACCAAGCCCCTTATCGGCAAAGAGTCTTGAGAATCAGAAACGAGACTGACCAGCTCACGGCTGAATATTATGCGTTAAAGAATCCGCTGGCCTGGCAGGGGGCAACGCAAGCTCCCGAGCGTCTGCAAGCACTTCAACCTGACGACTTACAAACTTTAGTGAATAGTCGTTTGTCTATTCAGAGCCGAGCCGAAGGCAACACTATTCGTTTTGAGGCGAGGCAGCAGCCGGGGCAATATTGTCAGTTTGTTGTCAATGGTGAAACCAAACTAGTAGAGCTGGCATTTGATGCGATCGCGACTAGCCCTGACAACTCTATTGCAGCCGCCTTTTGGATGTACGACAAAGGGATTGATGCCGCCACCCATAAACCCACCTGGGGAGCCCTGCACGGCCCATTCAAATTAATCAAGACGCACGATGACAGCGCTCAACTCCCTGATCCCGTTAGCTCGCAATCTGCTTAG
- a CDS encoding iron uptake porin, producing the protein MSHMSVWQGLMQPARVRCAQYGGLAGLMLASTIALPAIASESLIEEDAATSPAVDLTTATFTDHLTIDQAALTTDANAELATIAQIGVEPSGQPLADAAGATEVQRNWLGMAAPVIEADLAPIQVADLAAATADAIAPYVTTEAEALGAIAPRQLAQISEITELTDVSVDAWAYQALASLVEEYGCIEGYPDFTYRGDRFMTRYEFAAGLNSCLDAIRFLITDNGVTADDLATIQRLSEEFAAELAELSGRVDALEADVAELRANQFATVTKLRGNVFAHINSGFRDAPILTERTFAGNAFVGGRDAQGDPIVQTIDTNPEVNFSYYTWINFDSSFTGSDRLTLQFVAGDGTASSNIYTSAGLFNTFGAPFTLQTGTPGSSINDVYIRELSYGFPISDKVSLEIGPRINWYRFFDNNRYTFFLTGANSFNSSGGTQVNAVDRGTGAVMVWDIADWADFRVGWLAENTEFLTSTAVPDPSRGLFGGAHTLSAQLGLKPVSDVNLRLLYTRSRLVPNGAGQIGGAVSEPLYGLADDGFGGALDAATADTFLVNFDWAALDWLGLFGRYSYGSTNLIDDDDDLGSVDAQSFQFGLAFPDLFKEGALGTISYVIPFDILDGREFLVAGGGDGGTQQELEVSYRYPLSPNIAIMPSFYWITNANNFDDNGNLYFLNLQTQLFF; encoded by the coding sequence ATGTCTCATATGTCTGTTTGGCAGGGGCTGATGCAGCCTGCTAGAGTCAGGTGTGCTCAGTACGGTGGTCTAGCCGGTTTGATGTTGGCTTCGACGATCGCGCTCCCTGCCATTGCCTCGGAGTCACTGATCGAAGAGGACGCGGCCACCTCTCCTGCCGTTGATCTGACGACCGCCACCTTTACCGATCACTTAACGATTGACCAGGCGGCACTGACGACCGATGCCAACGCGGAATTGGCAACCATCGCTCAAATCGGCGTCGAGCCCAGCGGACAGCCATTAGCTGATGCGGCAGGGGCAACGGAAGTTCAACGTAACTGGCTAGGGATGGCTGCACCTGTCATCGAGGCAGACCTGGCGCCTATTCAGGTCGCTGATTTAGCTGCTGCCACTGCCGATGCCATTGCCCCCTATGTGACGACTGAGGCCGAGGCCCTGGGTGCGATCGCCCCCAGGCAATTAGCCCAGATATCAGAAATCACTGAGTTAACTGATGTTTCGGTCGATGCTTGGGCTTATCAGGCTCTCGCCAGTTTGGTGGAAGAGTATGGCTGCATCGAGGGATATCCCGATTTCACCTATCGGGGCGATCGCTTCATGACGCGGTATGAGTTTGCCGCCGGACTCAATTCTTGTCTGGATGCCATTCGGTTTCTCATTACGGACAATGGCGTCACTGCCGACGACCTGGCGACCATCCAGCGACTATCGGAAGAATTTGCCGCTGAACTGGCGGAACTGAGTGGCCGCGTCGATGCCCTTGAAGCTGACGTTGCGGAACTGCGTGCCAACCAGTTTGCCACTGTCACCAAACTGCGAGGCAACGTCTTTGCTCACATCAATAGTGGCTTTAGAGACGCCCCGATCTTGACCGAGCGGACGTTTGCCGGGAATGCGTTTGTCGGCGGACGCGATGCCCAGGGCGACCCGATTGTCCAAACCATCGACACCAACCCTGAGGTCAACTTTAGCTACTACACGTGGATTAACTTTGACAGCTCATTCACGGGGTCCGACCGACTCACTCTACAGTTCGTAGCGGGCGATGGCACCGCGAGTTCCAACATTTATACCTCTGCCGGTTTATTCAATACCTTTGGGGCCCCCTTTACCTTACAAACAGGGACACCGGGAAGCAGCATCAACGATGTTTATATCCGCGAACTCAGCTACGGTTTCCCCATCAGTGACAAGGTCTCTCTAGAGATCGGGCCGCGGATTAACTGGTATCGCTTCTTTGACAACAACCGTTACACCTTCTTCCTCACCGGGGCCAATAGTTTTAACTCCAGTGGGGGCACCCAAGTGAACGCTGTCGATCGTGGCACGGGCGCAGTCATGGTTTGGGATATCGCTGATTGGGCAGATTTCCGGGTTGGCTGGCTGGCAGAAAACACTGAATTCCTCACCAGCACGGCTGTGCCCGATCCCAGTCGGGGACTGTTTGGCGGGGCGCATACCCTCTCAGCGCAACTGGGCTTGAAACCAGTGAGTGACGTGAACCTCAGACTGCTGTATACCCGCTCGCGGCTGGTACCCAATGGGGCCGGTCAAATCGGTGGCGCCGTGAGTGAGCCCCTGTATGGTTTAGCGGATGATGGTTTTGGCGGGGCGCTGGATGCGGCCACCGCTGACACCTTTTTGGTGAACTTTGACTGGGCGGCATTAGACTGGTTGGGACTGTTTGGGCGCTATAGCTATGGCAGCACCAACCTCATCGACGATGACGATGACCTCGGCTCGGTCGATGCCCAATCTTTCCAGTTTGGCCTCGCCTTCCCCGATCTGTTCAAAGAAGGGGCGCTCGGCACCATTTCCTATGTCATTCCGTTCGATATCTTGGACGGTCGGGAGTTTTTGGTGGCGGGGGGCGGCGATGGCGGCACCCAGCAAGAGCTTGAGGTGTCGTATCGCTATCCGCTGTCGCCAAACATTGCGATCATGCCGTCGTTTTATTGGATTACCAATGCCAATAACTTTGACGACAATGGCAACCTCTACTTCTTGAACCTGCAAACGCAGTTGTTCTTCTAA
- the crcB gene encoding fluoride efflux transporter CrcB encodes MADWTPIAISIGAVGGALSRYYLSLYWLQRLGDRFPYGTLCVNLTGALMIGFLATVAPLWGLSEFWQQLLMTGFLGAYTTFSTYMLDTVKLFSSQQRLPALGYWLGSASLGLVCVELGIWLGGLWR; translated from the coding sequence ATGGCGGATTGGACCCCTATTGCGATTAGCATTGGGGCCGTCGGGGGAGCCCTGAGTCGCTATTATCTGTCGTTGTATTGGCTGCAGCGGTTGGGCGATCGCTTTCCCTACGGCACCCTGTGCGTCAACCTCACGGGCGCTTTGATGATTGGCTTTTTGGCCACGGTCGCGCCGCTCTGGGGCCTCTCAGAATTCTGGCAACAGCTGCTCATGACCGGCTTTCTTGGGGCCTACACCACCTTTTCCACCTATATGTTGGATACGGTCAAACTGTTCAGCAGCCAACAGCGACTCCCTGCCTTGGGCTACTGGCTGGGCAGCGCCAGTCTGGGGCTCGTGTGTGTAGAACTGGGGATTTGGCTAGGGGGACTGTGGCGCTAG